The Acinonyx jubatus isolate Ajub_Pintada_27869175 chromosome D1, VMU_Ajub_asm_v1.0, whole genome shotgun sequence genome includes a window with the following:
- the LOC106986207 gene encoding LOW QUALITY PROTEIN: olfactory receptor 4P4-like (The sequence of the model RefSeq protein was modified relative to this genomic sequence to represent the inferred CDS: deleted 1 base in 1 codon) has protein sequence MENRNNVTEFILLGLSKSKRVQILCFLFFLLCYLAIWLGNLIIMASITYSQLINQPMYFFLNYLALSDLLYTSTVTPKLMTDLLTGKKVISYHNCMTQLFTTHFFGGVEVCIITGMAYDRYVAICKPLHYAILMSRQRCNSILGASCAGGFLHSIGLFLLAIFLPFCGPNEIDHYFCDVYPLLKLACTDTHKIGFLVIANSGLMGLGIFVVLMASYFMILCNVRAYSAENRHKALSTCSSHITVVILFFAPVIFVYIRPATTLPEDKVFTLFYTIIVPMLNPLIYTLRNTEMKNAIRKVWCGARFWKGKSMI, from the exons ATGGAAAATAGGAATAATGTTACTGAATTTATTCTCCTGGGACTTTCTAAGAGTAAGAGAGTCCAGatcctctgctttttatttttcttactctgttACCTCGCTATCTGGTTGGGGAATCTGATTATTATGGCTTCTATCACCTACAGTCAGCTAATTAACCagcccatgtacttcttccttaaTTACCTTGCCCTCTCAGACCTCCTCTACACCTCCACTGTGACACCCAAACTAATGACTGACTTACTGACAGGGAAGAAGGTCATTTCCTATCATAACTGCATGACACAGCTGTTTACCACACACTTCTTT GGGGGGGTCGAGGTCTGCATCATCACAGGAATGGCCTAcgaccgctatgtggccatctgcaaaccactCCATTATGCCATCCTCATGAGTAGACAACGATGTAACTCAATTCTCGGAGCATCATGTGCAGGTGGGTTTCTGCATTCCATTGGCCTGTTTCTTCTTGCAATTTTTCTGCCATTCTGTGGCCCCAATGAAATAGATCACTATTTCTGCGATGTATATCCTTTGTTGAAACTGGCCTGCACTGATACACACAAAATTGGTTTCTTAGTCATTGCCAATTCCGGCCTGATGGGACTGGGGATCTTCGTGGTTTTGATGGCCTCCTACTTCATGATATTATGCAATGTGAGAGCATATTCTGCAGAGAACCGCCACAAGGCCCTTTCCACCTGCAGCTCCCACATCACGGTGGTGATCCTGTTTTTTGCACCTGTCATCTTTGTTTACATTCGACCTGCCACAACTTTACCGGAAGATAAAGTGTTCACACTCTTCTACACAATTATTGTCCCCATGCTCAATCCTCTTATCTACACACTTAGaaacacagagatgaaaaatgcCATAAGGAAAGTTTGGTGCGGTGCAAGGTTTTGGAAAGGGAAGTCAATGATTTGA
- the LOC106986208 gene encoding olfactory receptor 4P4-like, with protein MNNVTEFVLLGLSQNKKIKNLCFLLFLFCYIAIWMGNLLIMISITCSPLIDQPMYFFLNNLALSDLCYTSTVTPKLVTDLLAESNMISYTSCMAQLFAMHFFGGIEIFILTAMAYDRYVAICKPLHYTIIMNRQRCYTIVTASCTGAFLHSFFQCLLTINLPFCGPNEIDHYFCDVYPLLKLACTDTYRVGILVVANSGMMGLVTFVVLVLSYLLILYTIRAYPAESRTKALSTCSSHITVVVLFFVPVLFIYIRPTTTFPEDKVFALFYTIIAPMFNPLIYTFRNVEMKTALRKVWCQKLCFIGRQII; from the coding sequence ATGAACAACGTCACTGAATTTGTTCTGTTGGGACTTTCCcagaacaagaaaattaaaaacttgtgctttctactattcttattttgttaCATAGCTATTTGGATGGGAAACTTGCTCATAATGATTTCTATCACATGCAGCCCGCTAATTGACCAacccatgtatttcttccttaatAACCTTGCACTCTCAGATCTGTGTTATACCTCAACAGTGACACCCAAGCTAGTCACCGACTTGCTGGCAGAAAGTAACATGATTTCTTATACTAGCTGTATGGCACAGCTTTTTGCCATGCATTTCTTTGGGGGGATTGAAATCTTTATCCTCACAGcgatggcctatgaccgctacgtggccatctgcaagccccTGCACTATACCATCATCATGAACAGGCAGAGGTGTTATACCATAGTCACTGCTAGCTGTACCGGGGcatttctgcattcttttttccAGTGTCTCCTTACCATCAATTTACCTTTCTGTGGCCCCAATGAAATAGATCACTACTTCTGTGATGTGTATCCTTTGCTGAAACTGGCCTGCACAGACACCTACCGAGTTGGGATCCTAGTGGTTGCCAACTCAGGCATGATGGGCTTGGTGACCTTTGTGGTCTTGGTGCTGTCTTACTTGTTGATATTATACACCATCAGGGCTTACCCTGCAGAGAGCCGCACCAAAGCACTTTCCACCTGTAGTTCCCACATCACAGTTGTTGTTCTGTTCTTTGTGCCTGTTCTCTTCATTTACATTAGACCAACCACAACTTTCCCGGAAGACAAAGTGTTTGCTCTCTTCTACACCATCATTGCCCCCATGTTTAACCCTCTCATTTACACATTCAGAAATGTGGAGATGAAGACTGCCTTGAGAAAAGTGTGGTGCCAGAAACTATGTTTTATTGGAAGGCAAATCATCTGA